The Sediminicola sp. YIK13 genomic sequence GGATCTAGAACCAGGAAAGGAAGTGACCATTACCATAAATGGGGTGGACAGACAATTTTATAACTATATGACGATTTTAATTGATCAGAGTGGACAAAACGGAGGCGGACCTTTTGAATCTGTCCCTTCAACGATCAGAGGCAATATGGTCAACACTACCAATCCGGATAATTATCCGTTGGGCTATTTTTCCTTGGCCGAGGCCAATAGGCTCTCCTTGATTATTGAGTAGAGTTTGTTACCCAAAGAAATATTGAATGCCCAATACCAATAGCAATCCGGTTATTCCTTGGAAAAAAGTGGCCACGGTCTGGCTTTTAAGTGCGGTTTTTACATCCATATTTGAGAATTGGGACACCACCCAAAAATAACTATCGTTCACATGGGAGACGGTCATGGCGCCAGCACCAATAGCAAGTACGGTACATGCTTTTGAAATTGGGGTTTCCAATCCCAAGGAGGTAAGTAGCGGGGCCATGATTGCAGCAGTAGTGATGATGGCTACCGTTGAGCTTCCCTGAGCTGTTTTTAATACGGCCGCTATAAAAAAAGCGATCAGTATTCCACCAAATAACAGGTCTGCATTTATAGGAATATAATTGGCGATGTCCATTGCCCGCAACACACTTCCAAAGGCACCTCCTGCCCCGGTAATCAAAACAATTAGTCCGGCTTCCTTTAAGGCGCCCACAACCCAGTCATAACGGGTTTTTAAACTTGCCTTTCTACCCATATTAAAGGCAAATACAACGCCTATGAGCAGCGCAATAGTTGGACTTCCCAAAAAACTTGTCGTATTTATAAACCAACCCGGTTCTAAATGAAAGCCAGGGTATTCCAAGATCGATTTCAATGCAATCAATAGGATGGGAACCAGTAAGGGTAAAAATGCAGCTAGGGTACTTACCGTGTATTCAGCATTCTCTTCACTAGGTGTACTATCTTGATTCCCATAGGCTTTGTCTTCACCGGCCACAAGCTTTCTTCCAATATAATTAGCCCAAAGAAAACCTACCAGGGACACAGGAATAGCCACAGAAAGACCTAATAGCATGACCAATCCCAAATCTGCCTCGAGCACTGCGGCGGCGGCCAATGGTCCCGGTGTTGGGGGAACAAATACATGGGAGGCATAGAGGCCCGTTGCCAATGCAACGGCGAACACCACAAGGGATAAACCTGTTTTTTTGCTCAAAGCTTTGTTCAAGGATGATAAAATAATAAACCCTGAATCACAGAAAACAGGAATGGAAACAACAAACCCTGTGATGTTCATGGCCAAAGGGGATTGTTTAAGGCCTACTATTTTTAAAATGGTATTTGCCATGACCTTGGTCCCATTGGTTTTTTCCAAGAAGATACCTATTACTGTTCCGAAGGCAATGATAAGTCCAATACTGGATAGTGTCTTTCCAAAACCTTCAGAAATGGTTTCTAAAATCACCTCGGCCTTCATCCCCAACATACCGCCTGCCAGCAAGGCTGCTATTATCAGTGAAAATAGTGGATGTATCTTTAGTTTTATGGTGGCAATAATGATAAAAACAATCACCAGTAAAAGAACAAGGAATACATTCATGGGCAGTAGTATTTAAGCGGGTTTCTGTTGTTCGAAATAATTATAAATAGTTTTTTCTATCAATTTGGCCGCATTATCCATACTATATTGCATGGGTTGGGAGGCATCCATTATTTCCAAAACTTCTTTCAAGCCTTTCTTCTTTAACTCATCCGCTGCAACATCCAGTTTTCCACAAACGGCAATAACAGGGATTTGATATTGTAAACCAATATCCATTACACCCTTTATTAATTTTCCGTGAAGGGTTTGCTCATCTATCTTTCCTTCCCCAGTAATAATATAGTCAACGGGGGTTTCTTTTAACAACTGTGGAATTCCTGCCAATTTAAAAAGAAATTCAATTCCACTGATAAATTCAGCATTAAAGAAAGTTTTCAATCCATAGGCCGTACCACCTGCTGCACCTGTACCGGGCAATTCTGCATGGTCTACTCCCATTTCATTTTGTACCACCCTGGCCAGATTTCTCAATCCATTGTCCAGAGTTTCAATCTGTATGCCATCGGCTCCCTTTTGTTTGGCATAGACATATGCTGCTCCTTCCTTACCAAATAATGGATTGGTCACATCATTTACGGCTGTAAAGGATATTCCTTTCCAAATTGGATGCTCCTTTTTTGATATTTTCGAAATAAGGCTCAGATTCTTTCCTTTTGGAGCCAGTTCATTGCCCTTGGTATCTAAAAATCGATACCCCAAGGCCTGTGCTATCCCTGTTCCCCCATCATTGGTGGCACTGCCGCCCAATCCAATAATTATGTTCTTAGCCCCTCTCTTTATGGCATCCTCGATCTGAATTCCAGTTCCAATGGTTGATGTTTCCATCACATTTAATTCGGCAGTGGAAAGAAGTTCAATTCCCGAGGCTTTTGCAAGTTCTACATAAGCCGTACTATTTATTGTATTGTACAGATAATAGGCCTTGATGGGTCTTCCCAAGGGATCAATGGTTTCTACTTCTGCCCTTTCCAAGGATATATAATTTTGAACGGCATCCAAGAACCCGTCGCCGCCATCGGAGGCCATTACCTTAAATATTTCTGCCCTTGGTGCAGATTTAAGAATGCCTTGGGACAATGCCTTTACAACGCCTTCAGCGGTTACAGAACCTTTGAACTTATCTGGTATTAGTAAAATGTTCATGATTCTGAAATTTTGTGCTTATTTGGGCTTTGAATGAGATTTGATTATTTATCAATGTTCTTGTTACTCTTAAATATACATATTATAATTAAATTTGAAGGAAAACTAAATCATAGTCTAATGCGCACCAATAAAGACCTACTATTAAAAGGAGTTAAGTATTTAGGATTTACAGTAGCCCTAATGTTTGCAGCTCCCTTTGCTATCTATCAAGCTTTTAAAAATCAAGAGCATCCACTATACCTACCTGTTTTGATTACTGGATTAATTTTAGCAATTGGAGCTATAGCTTTGGGTTTTTATGGCATTAAGACCATTATGGACAGTCTTTTCAACAAAAAAAAGGATTCGTCCGTTTGAAAATACATTCGATTGGCTATTAGACCTCTCGGTGGTGCTTCTAGTGTACCAGATCAATTGTAAATATTTTATCTAAGAAATAAACAGATATAACTTATTCATTTCTAAACTATTACAGTAATCTCATATGGCCATTTTTTGTGAGAAAATGGTTATTTTTGTACTCTAAATTTAATTCAATGACCTTATTTGTCGATATGGACGAGGTATTTGCTGATACCTATAATGCCCACATAGTACGTTATAATGAAGAATTCAATGAGAACCTTACGGTTATGGACTGTATGGGAAAGGAAGTATGGCAATGCGTCCCCGAAGAACGACAACGAAGTGTAAAAAACCATGCAAGGTCGGAAGGATTTTTTAGAGATTTAGAGCCTATAAAAGACAGCAAGGAGGTTCTGAAGGAATTATCATTAAAGTATAATGTTTTTGTAGCATCAGCGGCAATGCAGTTTCCCAATTCGCTTCGAGAAAAAAGTGATTGGTTGGATAAGCACTATCCTTTTATCCAATGGCAAAATAGAATTCTATGTGGTAGTAAGCACATTTTATATGGTGATATTTTGATTGACGATCGCAGTTACAACCTTGAATATTTCAAGGGAAGAAAAATACTGTTCACATCACCCCATAACATACACACTACGGCATATGAGCGAGCAGATAATTGGTTGGAGATAGCCAATAAGTTATTGTAATACTGAATATAGCTAGTTTTACACAATGGCTCACCATTTTTTGGTGGGCCTTTTTTGATCGGTCAGGTAAGACCAAGTGAAACTATATTATTTCACTATGGGGCATAAAAAAACCCCTCATCGTTGGATGAAGGGTTCTTCAAAAAAAGGCGGCGACCTACTCTCCCACTTGGTATAGCAGTACCATCGGCGCAGATGGGCTTAACTTCCCTGTTCGGAATGGAAAGGGGTGGGCCCCATCGCCAGAGCCACCTTAAGTTTTAAGTGCACGCTCTTGATTGTGCACTGTTGCGGGTTAGCGCAACGAATATCGTTAACATAAAGGGACAGGGTGCGTCCTAATGAAAGGACGCCACGGTAATACAATTCACGGGGCGCGGTTGCGCAAGTCTACGGGCAATTAGTACCACTCGGCTACGACATTGCTGCCCTTACACCTATGGCCTATCAACGTGGTCATCTCCCACGGCCCTTTAAAGAAATCCCATCTTGTGGCGGGTTTCGCGCTTATATGCTTTCAGCGCTTATCCCATCCCGACTTAGCTACCCAGCAATGCTCCTGGCGGAACAACTGGTGCACCAGAGGTCGGTCCAACTCGGTCCTCTCGTACTAGAGTCAGATCCACTCAAATTTCTAACGCCCGCAGTAGATAGAGACCGAACTGTCTCACGACGTTCTGAACCCAGCTCGCGTGCCACTTTAATGGGCGAACAGCCCAACCCTTGGGACCTTCTCCAGCCCCAGGATGTGACGAGCCGACATCGAGGTGCCAAACCCCCCCGTCGATATGAGCTCTTGGGGGAGATCAGCCTGTTATCCCCGGCGTACCTTTTATCCTTTGAGCGATGGCCCTTCCATGCGGAACCACCGGATCACTATGCTCTTGTTTCCAACCTGTTCGGCCTGTATGCCTCTCAGTCAAGCACCCTTGTGCCATTGCACTCTACACACGATTGCCAACCGTATTGAGGGTACCTTTAGAAGCCTCCGTTACTCTTTTGGAGGCGACCACCCCAGTCAAACTACCCACCACGCACTGTTCTCTCTAATGAGAGTTAGGCCCCGAATAAGCAAAGGCTGGTATTTCAACAATGGCTCCACAACGCCTGGCGACGCCGCTTCACAGCCTCCCAGCTATCCTACACATTACTTACCCAGGGTCAATACGAAGCTATAGTAAAGGTGCACGGGGTCTTTTCGT encodes the following:
- a CDS encoding glycerate kinase; the protein is MNILLIPDKFKGSVTAEGVVKALSQGILKSAPRAEIFKVMASDGGDGFLDAVQNYISLERAEVETIDPLGRPIKAYYLYNTINSTAYVELAKASGIELLSTAELNVMETSTIGTGIQIEDAIKRGAKNIIIGLGGSATNDGGTGIAQALGYRFLDTKGNELAPKGKNLSLISKISKKEHPIWKGISFTAVNDVTNPLFGKEGAAYVYAKQKGADGIQIETLDNGLRNLARVVQNEMGVDHAELPGTGAAGGTAYGLKTFFNAEFISGIEFLFKLAGIPQLLKETPVDYIITGEGKIDEQTLHGKLIKGVMDIGLQYQIPVIAVCGKLDVAADELKKKGLKEVLEIMDASQPMQYSMDNAAKLIEKTIYNYFEQQKPA
- a CDS encoding DUF6095 family protein — translated: MRTNKDLLLKGVKYLGFTVALMFAAPFAIYQAFKNQEHPLYLPVLITGLILAIGAIALGFYGIKTIMDSLFNKKKDSSV
- a CDS encoding GntP family permease, which codes for MNVFLVLLLVIVFIIIATIKLKIHPLFSLIIAALLAGGMLGMKAEVILETISEGFGKTLSSIGLIIAFGTVIGIFLEKTNGTKVMANTILKIVGLKQSPLAMNITGFVVSIPVFCDSGFIILSSLNKALSKKTGLSLVVFAVALATGLYASHVFVPPTPGPLAAAAVLEADLGLVMLLGLSVAIPVSLVGFLWANYIGRKLVAGEDKAYGNQDSTPSEENAEYTVSTLAAFLPLLVPILLIALKSILEYPGFHLEPGWFINTTSFLGSPTIALLIGVVFAFNMGRKASLKTRYDWVVGALKEAGLIVLITGAGGAFGSVLRAMDIANYIPINADLLFGGILIAFFIAAVLKTAQGSSTVAIITTAAIMAPLLTSLGLETPISKACTVLAIGAGAMTVSHVNDSYFWVVSQFSNMDVKTALKSQTVATFFQGITGLLLVLGIQYFFG
- a CDS encoding 5' nucleotidase, NT5C type, producing MTLFVDMDEVFADTYNAHIVRYNEEFNENLTVMDCMGKEVWQCVPEERQRSVKNHARSEGFFRDLEPIKDSKEVLKELSLKYNVFVASAAMQFPNSLREKSDWLDKHYPFIQWQNRILCGSKHILYGDILIDDRSYNLEYFKGRKILFTSPHNIHTTAYERADNWLEIANKLL